A genomic stretch from Physeter macrocephalus isolate SW-GA chromosome 12, ASM283717v5, whole genome shotgun sequence includes:
- the GPATCH11 gene encoding G patch domain-containing protein 11 isoform X1: MKLNMAEEEDYMSDSFINVQEDIRPGLPMLRQIREARRKEEKQQEANLKNKQKSLKEEEQERRDIGLKIALGCENKGFALLQKMGYKSGQALGKSGDGIVEPIPLNVKTGKSGIGHEALLKRKAEEKLESYRRKIHMKKQVEERAAEQFRMRLKNKQDEMKLEGDLRRSQRACQQLDTQKNIQVPREAWYWLRLEEETEEEEEEEKEQDEDEYKSEDLSVLEKLQILTSYLREEHLYCIWCGTAYEDKEDLSSNCPGPTSADHD; this comes from the exons ATGAAGCTGAACATGGCAGAAGAAGAGGACTATATGTCTGATTCCTTCATTAATGTCCA AGAAGATATCAGACCAGGCTTGCCAATGCTGAGGCAAATCCGAGAAGCCCGtcgaaaagaagaaaagcaacaggaagctaatttgaaaaataagcagaagagtttaaaagaagaagaacaagagAGACGTGACATTGGATTGAAGATTGCACTAGGCTGTGAAAACAAAGGGTTTGCTTTGCTCCAGAAGATGGGATATAAAAGTGGTCAGGCCCTCGGCAAAAGTG gagaCGGTATTGTTGAACCAATTCCTCTCAATGTCAAAACAG GAAAAAGTGGCATTGGTCATGAGGCATTACTAAAACGGAAAGCGGAGGAAAAGTTGGAAAGCTACAGAAGAAAGATTCACATGAAAAAACAAGTTGAAGAAAGAGCTGCAGAACAGTTTcg AATGCGACTTAAAAATAAGCAAGATGAAATGAAGCTAGAAGGAGATCTTAGAAGAAGCCAGAGAGCCTGTCAACAATTGGATACTCAGAAG AATATTCAGGTTCCCAGGGAGGCATGGTACTGGTTGAGGcttgaagaggaaactgaagaagaggaagaggaagaaaaagaacaagatgaaGATGAATATAAGAGTGAAGATTTAAGT GTActggaaaaattacaaatattgaCTAGTTATTTAAGAGAAGAACATCTGTATTGTATTTGGTGTGGAACAGCCTATGAAG ATAAAGAAGACCTGTCTTCAAATTGCCCAGGACCAACTTCTGCAGATCATGACTAA
- the GPATCH11 gene encoding G patch domain-containing protein 11 isoform X2, with protein MSRDGIVEPIPLNVKTGKSGIGHEALLKRKAEEKLESYRRKIHMKKQVEERAAEQFRMRLKNKQDEMKLEGDLRRSQRACQQLDTQKNIQVPREAWYWLRLEEETEEEEEEEKEQDEDEYKSEDLSVLEKLQILTSYLREEHLYCIWCGTAYEDKEDLSSNCPGPTSADHD; from the exons ATGTCCA gagaCGGTATTGTTGAACCAATTCCTCTCAATGTCAAAACAG GAAAAAGTGGCATTGGTCATGAGGCATTACTAAAACGGAAAGCGGAGGAAAAGTTGGAAAGCTACAGAAGAAAGATTCACATGAAAAAACAAGTTGAAGAAAGAGCTGCAGAACAGTTTcg AATGCGACTTAAAAATAAGCAAGATGAAATGAAGCTAGAAGGAGATCTTAGAAGAAGCCAGAGAGCCTGTCAACAATTGGATACTCAGAAG AATATTCAGGTTCCCAGGGAGGCATGGTACTGGTTGAGGcttgaagaggaaactgaagaagaggaagaggaagaaaaagaacaagatgaaGATGAATATAAGAGTGAAGATTTAAGT GTActggaaaaattacaaatattgaCTAGTTATTTAAGAGAAGAACATCTGTATTGTATTTGGTGTGGAACAGCCTATGAAG ATAAAGAAGACCTGTCTTCAAATTGCCCAGGACCAACTTCTGCAGATCATGACTAA